The following proteins come from a genomic window of Methanosarcina sp. MTP4:
- a CDS encoding site-specific integrase, whose amino-acid sequence MENKKYPKSGFKKDPQALHRYVNNIRILTPQEWDQLKDVIPKEHHVTNFKILTITGLRYIEFLRLYDHPEWYNRKENLIHLPEEAQKKGKRTMKERTITPLPSMFEDTFKAFTQGPKPPQEATWNKNLQRWIQKVGIGPYGVSAKTTRKTIESWMYAAQVPTMDICERQGHDSLTSMRHYRRNTFSAREKGEIEAKLQEWGILRQKRGI is encoded by the coding sequence ATGGAAAACAAGAAGTACCCTAAATCAGGCTTCAAGAAGGACCCTCAGGCCCTCCACAGGTACGTTAACAATATTCGGATATTAACCCCTCAGGAATGGGACCAGCTTAAAGACGTGATCCCAAAAGAGCATCATGTAACGAATTTTAAGATCCTGACAATAACCGGGCTGCGATATATCGAATTTTTGAGGTTATACGATCATCCGGAGTGGTACAACCGGAAAGAAAACCTTATCCATCTGCCCGAGGAGGCCCAGAAGAAGGGGAAACGGACCATGAAGGAAAGGACTATAACACCCTTGCCTTCCATGTTTGAGGATACTTTCAAGGCTTTCACCCAGGGACCCAAACCACCGCAGGAAGCAACCTGGAATAAGAACCTTCAGAGATGGATCCAGAAGGTCGGGATAGGCCCTTACGGAGTGAGTGCGAAGACAACAAGGAAAACTATTGAATCATGGATGTATGCCGCCCAGGTTCCGACTATGGATATCTGCGAAAGGCAAGGGCACGATAGCTTAACCTCCATGCGTCATTACCGCCGCAACACATTCAGTGCCCGGGAAAAAGGAGAGATTGAAGCAAAGTTGCAGGAATGGGGAATCCTGAGGCAAAAAAGAGGGATTTGA
- a CDS encoding DUF1249 domain-containing protein, whose amino-acid sequence MTKGTFGKTRRRSVYEMIFERLLKLGIINAEGRILYSYMKFEASGFMPLHVDWIDDDKISIAHNGIQNGDVMADPDMIVRIVPEMKMAEALTFQNDYLGIFQEVYPEPGKFYPKLKTELNSFLNSWLKRVIEDQGHVLTVTEPLYGEEVEEEEPDEEEPGEGKAEAAEPRQATLDGIEAFKGFGT is encoded by the coding sequence ATGACCAAAGGAACATTCGGGAAAACCCGCAGACGTTCAGTATATGAAATGATCTTCGAGAGGCTGCTGAAGCTCGGGATCATAAACGCAGAGGGCAGAATCCTCTATTCGTACATGAAATTCGAAGCAAGCGGATTCATGCCGCTGCATGTGGATTGGATCGATGACGACAAAATATCGATTGCCCACAACGGCATTCAAAACGGGGATGTCATGGCAGATCCGGATATGATCGTCCGCATCGTGCCTGAAATGAAAATGGCGGAAGCTTTGACTTTTCAGAATGACTATCTCGGGATCTTTCAGGAAGTGTATCCTGAGCCGGGGAAGTTCTATCCGAAACTAAAAACAGAACTCAATTCCTTCCTTAACTCATGGCTCAAGAGGGTAATCGAAGATCAGGGGCATGTTTTGACTGTAACGGAACCTCTCTACGGAGAGGAGGTAGAAGAGGAAGAGCCAGACGAAGAGGAGCCAGGGGAAGGAAAGGCAGAGGCAGCAGAGCCGAGGCAGGCAACCCTTGACGGGATTGAGGCTTTCAAAGGCTTCGGGACATAG